The proteins below come from a single Perca flavescens isolate YP-PL-M2 chromosome 8, PFLA_1.0, whole genome shotgun sequence genomic window:
- the ptpn9a gene encoding tyrosine-protein phosphatase non-receptor type 9, with product MAATLSAEEEQATRQFLEEINKWTSQHGVSPLSRELAVKFLMARKFDVLRAIELFHSYRETRLKEGIVRLQPQEEPLRSELLSGKFTVLSVRDPSGASIALYTAKLHHPNKTGNHVVLQALFYLLDRAVESFETQRNGLVFIYDMAGSNYTNFELDLSKKILNLLKGAFPARLKKVLIVGAPVWFRVPYNLLSLLLKEKLRERVQMVKMAELRQHLPRDCLPQHLGGLLPLESYSWNQQLLAGQNGRVDPVDELVGIPVEDSSIHVPGPESMRPQELLTHLGRLQRSGIHQEYEELRKEPPPGTFHCAQSAYNQERNRYGDVLCLDQTRVRLKARRNERSDYINASFMDGYKQKNAYIGTQGPLEKTYSDFWRMVWEQNVLVIVMTTRTDEGSRRKCGQYWPLEEGGQEVYGHMAVVNQRVDNHTHYNHTILELHNTETCEQRQVSHFQYLSWPDYGVPTSAVTLIDFLGAVKRQQRKMVKALGLQWAGHPQGPPMVVHCSAGIGRTGTFCALDICLSQLQDVGSLNVCQTVRRMRTQRAFSIQTPDQYYFCYNAILEHAQRQGLLPANQ from the exons ATGGCAGCTACTTTATCGGCGGAGGAAGAACAG GCTACCAGGCAGTTTCTGGAGGAAATCAACAAGTGGACCAGTCAGCATGGAGTGTCACCGCTGTCCAGGGAATTGGCCGTCAAGTTCCTCATGGCTCGCAAGTTTGACGTCCTCCGAGCCATCGAGCTATTCCACAGCTACAGG GAAACGCGTCTAAAAGAAGGAATCGTCAGACTTCAGCCTCAGGAAGAACCTCTGCGCTCGGAGCTGCTCAGTGGAAAGTTCACTGTGTTG AGTGTGCGGGATCCTTCGGGGGCCTCCATTGCCTTGTACACGGCCAAACTTCATCACCCGAACAAGACAGGCAACCATGTGGTGCTTCAGGCCCTCTTCTACCTCCTGGATCGGGCCGTGGAAAG CTTTGAGACCCAGAGGAACGGCTTGGTGTTCATCTACGACATGGCGGGCTCCAACTACACAAACTTTGAGCTGGACCTGAGCAAGAAGATCCTCAACCTGCTCAAG GGGGCGTTCCCTGCCAGGCTGAAGAAGGTGTTGATCGTCGGGGCCCCCGTTTGGTTTCGAGTGCCCTACAATCTGCTCAGCCTGCTTCTCAAGGAGAAACTTAGGGAGAGG GTTCAGATGGTGAAAATGGCCGAGCTCCGCCAACACCTCCCCAGAGACTGTCTCCCCCAGCACCTCGGCGGCCTGCTGCCTCTGGAGTCCTACAGCTGGAACCAGCAGCTACTGGCGGGCCAGAACGGCCGGGTAGACCCAGTGGACGAGCTGGTGGGCATCCCCGTGGAAGACTCTTCCATTCACGTCCCCGGACCCGAGTCCATGCGCCCACAGGAGCTGCTGACTCACCTCGGGAGGCTTCAGCGCTCAGGCATCCATCAAGAGTATGAGGAGCTCCGCAAAGAACCGCCGCCTGGAACCTTCCATTGTGCACA ATCAGCTTACAATCAGGAGAGGAATCGCTATGGAGACGTGTTGTGCCTTGATCAAACAAGAGTTCGTTTGAAAGCCAGAAGGAATGAG AGATCAGACTACATCAATGCGAGCTTCATGGACGGCTACAAACAGAAGAATGCATACATTGGTACTCAAG GACCACTGGAAAAGACCTACAGTGACTTCTGGAGAATGGTCTGGGAGCAAAACGTGCTCGTTATCGTCATGACAACCAG GACAGACGAGGGCAGTCGGAGGAAGTGTGGACAGTATTGGCCTCTGGAGGAAGGGGGACAGGAGGTCTATGGCCACATGGCAGTGGTTAACCAAAGGGTGGACAACCACACCCACTACAACCACACCATCCTCGAACTGCACAACACTGAG ACATGTGAACAGAGACAAGTGAGTCATTTCCAGTACCTCAGCTGGCCGGACTATGGCGTTCCCACCTCAGCAGTGACTCTCATTGACTTCCTGGGAGCTGTAAAGAGACAACAGAGGAAAATGGTGAAAGCTTTGGGACTTCAGTGGGCAGGCCACCCACAGGGACCCCCAATGGTAGTCCACTGCAGTGCAGGGATTGGGAGAACAG GTACCTTCTGTGCTCTGGACATCTGTCTGTCCCAGTTACAGGACGTAGGCTCACTAAATGTATGCCAGACAGTGCGACGCATGAGAACGCAGAGGGCCTTCAGCATTCAAACCCCGGACCAGTACTACTTCTGCTACAATGCCATTTTGGAGCACGCCCAAAGGCAGGGCCTGCTCCCAGCCAATCAGTGA